A genomic segment from Paenibacillus sp. FSL K6-1096 encodes:
- a CDS encoding TetR family transcriptional regulator, with protein sequence MSPRISDQQKVERRLKILNAAKLVFTAKGYEAATFKDILDETGMSRGWIYLYFQTKEEIFEALLDQQDIEYEQYLAELTAQHPTVWDAITRMYADQQTDLMRMPGGSFMPAFYEYFLGGSRDERRRKLLLKRYESGLARLEGLLRTGVERGEFSPVLPPAQIARIAAAYQEGIFTHTLAVGPELAQTELQIEALLDYLKQLLNPPPRLAAQE encoded by the coding sequence ATGTCACCGAGAATCTCCGATCAGCAGAAGGTGGAACGGCGCCTGAAGATCCTGAATGCTGCGAAGCTGGTATTCACCGCCAAAGGCTATGAAGCTGCTACCTTCAAGGACATCCTGGATGAGACCGGGATGAGCCGCGGCTGGATCTATCTGTATTTCCAGACCAAGGAGGAAATCTTCGAGGCACTGCTGGACCAGCAGGACATAGAGTATGAGCAGTATCTGGCGGAGCTGACAGCGCAGCACCCTACGGTCTGGGACGCCATCACCCGAATGTACGCCGATCAGCAGACAGACCTTATGCGGATGCCGGGCGGAAGCTTCATGCCGGCCTTCTACGAGTATTTCCTTGGCGGTTCAAGAGATGAGCGGCGGCGGAAGCTTCTGTTGAAGCGGTATGAGTCAGGTCTCGCACGCTTAGAAGGACTGCTTCGCACAGGAGTGGAGCGCGGGGAATTCAGCCCGGTGCTGCCGCCCGCCCAGATAGCAAGAATTGCCGCCGCTTACCAGGAAGGAATCTTTACACATACCCTGGCTGTGGGGCCTGAGCTTGCCCAGACAGAATTACAGATAGAAGCGCTGCTGGATTATCTGAAGCAGCTGCTGAATCCGCCGCCCCGTCTGGCGGCTCAGGAATAG
- a CDS encoding LacI family DNA-binding transcriptional regulator, protein MGKKRVTSFDVAKRAGVSRSVVSAVLNDTPGIGVGADTREAVLEAIRELNYHVDAGARSMKTGRSMTLAAYGDTRHPLFIRLLEGMQQECELSGYHILLCSPRPKGNAGGRAELLELYHQRKIDGIVTLDHTSYRDEEWASRVSSAGVPYVSVEGYAEVPGVYSILADYSGSVETALGYLMREGTAAQPGPVYAEVYHEAAADNWAERNRRDAYIGWCKAHGMKPVIVRIKEYGGEWAECLQGLAGDHGQPYAPLLVNWSSAIPELYRTAHQLGLRIGEDVRIMAADNTIQGHRLSLPSLSCVEIPYVSMGEEAVRCVLQQMSGGKQAGQTEKIWLPAVLRPGESA, encoded by the coding sequence ATGGGCAAAAAAAGAGTGACCAGCTTCGATGTAGCCAAACGGGCCGGCGTGTCCCGCAGTGTCGTCTCGGCGGTGCTGAACGATACGCCCGGCATCGGGGTGGGGGCAGACACACGCGAGGCGGTGCTGGAAGCGATCCGTGAGCTGAATTATCATGTGGACGCGGGTGCGCGCAGCATGAAGACAGGAAGAAGCATGACGCTGGCCGCTTACGGGGATACCCGCCATCCGCTGTTCATCCGGCTGCTGGAGGGGATGCAGCAGGAGTGCGAGCTGAGCGGGTATCACATCCTGCTCTGCTCTCCGCGCCCCAAGGGGAATGCGGGCGGCAGGGCCGAGCTGCTGGAATTGTATCACCAGCGGAAGATTGACGGCATTGTCACCCTGGACCACACCAGCTACCGGGACGAGGAATGGGCCTCCCGTGTCAGCAGCGCCGGAGTTCCTTATGTCTCCGTGGAAGGCTATGCGGAAGTGCCTGGTGTGTACTCTATACTGGCTGATTATTCCGGCAGTGTGGAGACCGCGCTAGGGTATTTGATGCGCGAGGGAACAGCGGCGCAGCCCGGACCGGTCTATGCCGAGGTCTATCATGAGGCGGCGGCAGATAACTGGGCAGAGCGGAACCGCCGGGACGCCTACATAGGCTGGTGCAAAGCGCACGGGATGAAGCCGGTGATTGTCCGCATCAAGGAGTATGGCGGCGAGTGGGCAGAATGCCTGCAGGGACTCGCGGGAGATCACGGCCAGCCGTATGCGCCGCTCCTGGTCAACTGGTCGAGCGCGATCCCGGAGCTGTACCGGACGGCCCATCAGCTGGGCCTGCGGATCGGCGAGGATGTGCGCATCATGGCCGCCGACAATACCATCCAGGGCCACCGGCTCAGCCTGCCCTCCCTCAGCTGCGTAGAGATTCCTTATGTGAGCATGGGGGAAGAGGCGGTACGCTGTGTGCTTCAGCAGATGAGCGGCGGAAAGCAAGCTGGCCAGACGGAGAAAATCTGGCTCCCGGCCGTGTTGCGGCCGGGGGAAAGTGCGTAG